A window of the Leptolyngbya subtilissima AS-A7 genome harbors these coding sequences:
- a CDS encoding TldD/PmbA family protein — MTVAPFPTPLLKTNDLLQRDYAAPRDRFDSAWEATLSTLLGLGRAAGADFVEFFLERNNYISCQAEDDAITSLSPRLVTGAGVRVFRGQADCYVSTNDLTFNGLKAALDKALAIMGLTLPGPHTNLAEINLELLRDYATAKGKDDWLSQCSSMQEMGDVLLAANSALGQKASHVQSRRAVYFRDWQEVLVAASDGTFARDIRLTQSVGYNLLCADGEHRSSIGQRAGDTSDPAFLRQWDYTTAAADVAESAGKMLYADYVESGSYPVIMANKFGGVIFHEACGHLLETTQIERGTTPFIDKKGQKIAHESLTAWDEGLTTDAFGTIDMDDEGMPAQRTLLIENGILKNFLSDRAGSMRTGHPRTGSGRRQGFTYAAASRMRNTYIAPGDYSLDELFASVEKGIYCKQMGGGSVGPTGQFNFSVSEAYLIENGKVTKPLKGATLIGEATEIMDKISMCSNDLDLAAGFCGSISGSIYVTVGQPHLKVDSITVGGR, encoded by the coding sequence ATGACGGTTGCACCCTTCCCAACCCCGCTGCTTAAGACCAATGACCTGCTTCAGCGGGATTATGCCGCCCCTCGCGATCGCTTCGACAGCGCCTGGGAGGCCACCCTATCGACCCTGCTTGGGCTAGGTCGCGCCGCTGGGGCCGACTTTGTTGAGTTTTTCCTAGAGCGCAATAACTACATTAGCTGTCAAGCCGAAGACGACGCTATCACTAGCCTGTCGCCCCGCTTGGTGACCGGTGCCGGGGTGCGCGTGTTTCGTGGCCAAGCCGACTGCTATGTCAGCACCAACGATCTCACCTTTAATGGACTCAAGGCTGCCCTCGACAAAGCCCTTGCCATTATGGGGCTGACTCTGCCCGGCCCCCACACCAACCTGGCCGAAATTAACTTGGAGCTGCTGCGCGACTACGCTACCGCCAAAGGCAAAGACGACTGGCTGAGCCAGTGTAGCTCGATGCAGGAAATGGGCGACGTGCTGCTGGCCGCCAACAGTGCCTTGGGCCAAAAGGCCAGTCACGTGCAGTCACGTCGCGCCGTCTACTTCCGCGACTGGCAAGAGGTGTTGGTGGCCGCCAGCGACGGCACCTTTGCCCGTGACATTCGCCTTACCCAGTCGGTGGGTTACAACCTGCTGTGCGCCGACGGTGAGCATCGCTCCTCCATTGGCCAGCGGGCGGGCGACACCAGCGACCCGGCCTTTTTGCGCCAGTGGGATTACACCACTGCCGCCGCCGATGTGGCTGAATCTGCTGGCAAGATGCTCTATGCCGACTACGTCGAGTCGGGCAGCTATCCAGTAATTATGGCCAACAAGTTTGGCGGCGTGATCTTCCACGAAGCCTGTGGACACCTGCTGGAGACCACCCAGATTGAGCGGGGCACTACCCCCTTCATCGACAAAAAAGGCCAAAAGATCGCCCACGAAAGTCTTACCGCCTGGGATGAAGGGCTGACGACTGACGCCTTTGGCACCATTGACATGGATGATGAGGGCATGCCCGCCCAGCGCACCCTATTGATTGAGAACGGCATTCTGAAGAACTTTTTGAGCGATCGCGCTGGCTCGATGCGCACTGGCCATCCCCGCACCGGCAGCGGTCGTCGTCAGGGCTTTACCTACGCCGCCGCCAGCCGCATGCGCAACACCTACATCGCCCCCGGCGACTACTCGCTAGACGAGCTGTTCGCCTCGGTTGAGAAAGGCATTTACTGCAAGCAGATGGGCGGCGGCAGCGTTGGCCCCACGGGCCAGTTCAACTTTTCTGTCTCTGAGGCTTACTTAATTGAGAACGGCAAAGTCACCAAGCCCCTCAAGGGCGCGACCCTAATCGGCGAAGCTACCGAAATCATGGACAAAATCTCCATGTGCTCCAACGATCTAGATCTGGCGGCGGGCTTCTGCGGCTCCATCAGCGGCAGTATCTACGTCACCGTGGGTCAGCCGCACCTCAAGGTTGACTCGATCACCGTCGGCGGACGTTAG
- the phnE gene encoding phosphonate ABC transporter, permease protein PhnE has product MEPPSNNGNSPGTDFDALLQREWQRQGGLWRMLQQGFWGVLAVAVVIASAHGAEVDPQQFWARLPQLGEWLVRLFPPDFSELPSFLGAIWETLAIAIVGTGAAIVAAVPLAVMVARNVTPFRLLSLPLRSLLNLLRGIDTAIFALFFVSIVGLGPFAGALGVALHTTGSMAKLYAEVLETLPPEPIEAVEATGCDRIRTFTFAVLPEALPGLIGITLYLWEFNVRSSVILGIVGAGGIGYELLVSLKLLDFPRLCTILLLILAMVTLIDALSARLRQRLG; this is encoded by the coding sequence ATGGAGCCACCCTCCAATAACGGCAATAGCCCTGGTACCGATTTTGACGCGCTCTTGCAGCGCGAGTGGCAGCGGCAGGGTGGACTGTGGCGCATGCTTCAGCAGGGCTTTTGGGGAGTACTGGCGGTGGCGGTTGTCATCGCTAGTGCCCACGGAGCCGAGGTCGATCCGCAGCAGTTTTGGGCGCGGCTGCCTCAGCTGGGCGAATGGCTGGTACGGCTGTTTCCACCCGATTTCTCAGAGCTGCCCAGCTTCTTAGGGGCAATTTGGGAGACGCTGGCGATCGCCATTGTCGGCACGGGCGCGGCCATAGTCGCGGCCGTGCCTCTGGCCGTGATGGTGGCCCGCAACGTCACCCCGTTTAGGCTGCTGTCGCTGCCGTTGCGGAGCCTACTCAACCTGCTGCGGGGCATTGACACGGCCATTTTTGCCCTGTTCTTTGTCTCAATTGTGGGCCTTGGTCCCTTCGCCGGGGCACTGGGGGTAGCACTGCACACCACCGGGTCGATGGCCAAGCTCTATGCCGAGGTGTTAGAGACCCTACCGCCCGAGCCCATCGAAGCGGTAGAGGCGACGGGGTGCGATCGCATTCGCACCTTTACCTTTGCTGTACTGCCCGAAGCCTTACCAGGGCTGATCGGCATCACCCTCTATCTGTGGGAGTTCAACGTGCGATCGTCGGTGATTTTAGGGATTGTAGGTGCGGGCGGTATTGGTTACGAGCTGCTGGTCAGCCTAAAGCTGCTAGATTTTCCGCGGCTCTGCACTATTTTGCTGCTGATTTTGGCCATGGTCACGCTGATTGATGCTCTAAGTGCCCGGCTGCGGCAGCGGTTAGGATGA
- a CDS encoding DUF4432 family protein gives MALETVEQAQVLILENSHIKLTIRPDLGGRIDQLEDLQTGHAWLWHPAGYAPETTRSLAVGASFDDEWTGGWDEVFPNDAAGEFQGRNLADHGELWSQQWEILDSSPLSLKLEYQCQTVPVRVEKTIQLDAEKPEARLIYSFQNQSEAEIPFLFKHHAAIAIEAGDEILLPDCWVEPAFLEFSKIIGQPGKTRFPHAIGANGEAVDLRVMPPPSSQLQEFYYTSELAQGFCGIRHQRSQSSLLMTFDQADFPYVWMFQSYGGWQGHYVVVVEPCTTLPSDLEEACRNGTAAVLKPQENQRRSLTVQLQREQGHEPESLKLK, from the coding sequence ATGGCACTGGAAACGGTAGAGCAAGCTCAGGTTCTAATCCTAGAAAATTCTCACATTAAGCTAACGATTCGCCCTGACCTAGGGGGACGGATCGACCAGCTAGAAGACCTGCAAACAGGGCATGCCTGGCTCTGGCACCCAGCTGGCTACGCGCCTGAAACAACGCGATCGCTAGCCGTTGGGGCTTCTTTTGACGATGAGTGGACAGGCGGCTGGGATGAGGTGTTCCCTAACGATGCCGCTGGAGAGTTTCAGGGACGAAATTTGGCTGACCACGGCGAGCTGTGGTCGCAGCAATGGGAAATTTTGGACAGCTCACCCCTCAGCCTCAAGCTGGAATACCAGTGCCAAACCGTGCCCGTGCGGGTCGAAAAAACGATTCAGCTCGATGCCGAGAAGCCAGAGGCCAGACTGATTTACTCGTTTCAAAATCAGTCTGAGGCAGAAATTCCGTTTTTGTTTAAGCACCATGCTGCGATCGCGATCGAAGCTGGCGATGAGATATTACTGCCCGACTGCTGGGTCGAACCGGCGTTTTTAGAGTTCAGCAAAATCATTGGTCAGCCGGGCAAAACGCGCTTTCCTCATGCGATCGGTGCCAACGGCGAAGCGGTTGATCTGCGGGTTATGCCGCCGCCCTCGTCGCAGCTGCAAGAGTTTTACTATACGTCTGAGCTAGCGCAAGGGTTTTGCGGCATTCGTCATCAGCGCAGCCAGTCGTCTTTGCTGATGACCTTTGATCAAGCCGACTTTCCCTATGTGTGGATGTTTCAGAGCTATGGCGGGTGGCAAGGCCACTATGTGGTTGTGGTAGAACCCTGCACAACTCTACCCTCTGATCTAGAAGAGGCCTGCCGCAACGGCACAGCGGCGGTGCTAAAACCCCAGGAGAACCAGCGCCGCAGTCTCACGGTGCAGCTACAGCGCGAGCAGGGGCATGAACCCGAGAGCCTAAAACTGAAATAA
- a CDS encoding 3-deoxy-7-phosphoheptulonate synthase: MHQTQDLHVVETRPLVSPALLHHEFPMSAEAATLVAEARDRIRHILYNEDRRLLVIVGPCSVHDIDAAYEYGQKLANLRHELSGQLEIIMRVYFEKPRTNVGWKGLINDPHLDGSYDINTGLRLARKLLLDLAHLGLPAATELLDPVTPQYIADLIAWTAIGARTTESQTHREMASGLSMPIGFKNSTDGSLQAAMNAMVAASRPHHFLGINQSGLASIVTTTGNPDGHLVLRGGKDGPNFSADHVVKAAEEMAKLKLNHRMMVDCSHANANKDHNRQTNVLDDIAAQVRDGSRHILGVMIESHLKAGSQSIPDNLRQLTYGQSITDACVDFDTTAAMLRKLASAVEPSLQTAPLS; encoded by the coding sequence ATGCACCAAACCCAGGATCTTCACGTTGTTGAGACTCGCCCTCTAGTCAGCCCTGCGCTGCTGCACCACGAGTTTCCGATGTCGGCAGAGGCGGCAACGCTAGTGGCAGAAGCACGCGATCGCATTCGCCACATTCTCTACAACGAAGACCGTCGCCTGCTCGTCATCGTCGGACCCTGCTCGGTGCACGACATTGACGCCGCCTATGAGTATGGGCAAAAGCTGGCCAACCTGCGCCATGAGCTCTCGGGCCAGCTCGAAATCATCATGCGGGTTTACTTCGAGAAACCTCGCACCAACGTCGGCTGGAAGGGTCTGATCAACGATCCCCACCTCGACGGCAGCTACGACATCAACACCGGCCTGCGCCTAGCCCGCAAGCTGCTGCTCGACCTGGCCCACCTGGGGCTGCCCGCCGCCACCGAACTGCTCGACCCGGTGACGCCGCAGTATATTGCCGACCTGATTGCTTGGACTGCGATCGGCGCTCGCACCACAGAAAGCCAGACCCACCGCGAGATGGCTTCGGGCCTTTCGATGCCCATCGGCTTTAAGAACAGCACCGACGGCAGTCTGCAAGCCGCGATGAATGCCATGGTGGCCGCCAGCCGCCCCCACCACTTTTTGGGCATCAACCAGAGCGGTCTAGCCAGCATTGTCACCACCACCGGCAACCCTGACGGGCATCTGGTGCTGCGGGGCGGCAAGGATGGTCCCAACTTTAGCGCCGACCATGTGGTCAAAGCCGCTGAAGAAATGGCCAAACTCAAGCTCAACCATCGCATGATGGTCGATTGCAGCCACGCCAACGCCAATAAAGACCACAACCGCCAGACCAATGTGCTGGATGACATTGCCGCCCAAGTCCGCGACGGCTCGCGCCACATTCTCGGGGTGATGATCGAGAGCCATCTGAAGGCAGGCAGTCAATCGATCCCCGACAATTTGCGGCAGCTCACCTACGGCCAGAGCATCACCGATGCCTGTGTTGACTTCGACACTACCGCCGCAATGCTGCGGAAGTTGGCTAGCGCAGTAGAACCATCGCTGCAAACTGCGCCTCTCAGCTAA
- a CDS encoding response regulator, with protein MVLQTTAPVSNPVQSQVPLVLVVDDDDDSLTLMAYILEQLSCQACFVADGFAALAAAQQHHPTLILSDIHLPEVDGYSLLRQLRADDNTQNIPVVAVTALAGSDNRHKILAAGFDDYISKPFLVKSVEQLVGRFIGLGQPVG; from the coding sequence GTGGTTTTGCAAACAACAGCTCCCGTGTCAAACCCTGTGCAGTCTCAAGTACCCCTGGTGCTAGTTGTCGATGACGACGACGATAGCCTCACGCTAATGGCCTACATACTAGAGCAGCTCTCGTGCCAAGCCTGTTTTGTCGCCGATGGGTTTGCCGCTTTGGCAGCGGCTCAGCAACATCATCCCACCCTGATATTGTCCGACATCCATCTGCCTGAGGTAGATGGCTACAGCTTACTGCGTCAGCTGCGAGCCGACGACAATACCCAAAACATTCCGGTGGTCGCCGTGACTGCCCTAGCGGGTAGCGATAACCGACACAAGATCTTAGCGGCTGGGTTCGACGACTACATCAGCAAACCCTTTTTGGTGAAATCTGTTGAACAGCTCGTCGGTCGCTTCATCGGTCTAGGACAGCCCGTTGGCTGA
- the phnC gene encoding phosphonate ABC transporter ATP-binding protein, whose translation MLSIEHLSKVYDRNRTALDDVSFQIEPHTFTAILGPSGAGKSTLMRCILQLIKPTEGQVYFQGQNLTTCSARELRQARTQMATIAQQFNLVRRRTALENCLGGRLQDLSLWRCWLNQFPPELLREGMAALERVQLLDVAFQRADRLSGGQQQRVAIARALTQRASLILADEPVASLDPETAHTVLGLLRSLCRNEGLTVVCNLHQVDLALKYGDRILGIQAGKLVLDRPTSQVSATSLDLIYKS comes from the coding sequence ATGCTGAGCATTGAACACCTTTCTAAGGTTTACGACCGCAACCGCACTGCCCTCGACGACGTTAGCTTTCAAATTGAGCCACACACCTTCACCGCCATTTTGGGACCGAGCGGGGCGGGCAAATCGACGTTGATGCGCTGCATCCTACAGCTGATCAAGCCGACGGAGGGCCAGGTCTACTTTCAGGGCCAGAACCTAACCACTTGCTCTGCCCGTGAACTGCGGCAAGCTCGGACCCAAATGGCCACCATTGCCCAGCAGTTCAACCTGGTGCGACGCCGCACAGCGCTGGAAAATTGCCTGGGCGGACGCCTACAGGATCTCTCCCTCTGGCGCTGTTGGCTCAACCAGTTTCCGCCAGAATTGCTGCGGGAGGGAATGGCGGCTTTAGAGCGGGTGCAGCTCTTGGATGTGGCCTTTCAACGGGCAGATCGGCTCTCGGGCGGACAGCAGCAGCGGGTGGCGATCGCGCGTGCCCTCACCCAGCGGGCCAGCCTGATTTTGGCCGATGAGCCGGTGGCTAGCCTAGACCCCGAAACGGCTCACACGGTTCTGGGGCTGCTGCGATCGCTCTGCCGCAACGAAGGCCTGACCGTGGTGTGCAACCTGCATCAGGTCGATCTGGCGCTGAAATATGGCGATCGCATCCTCGGCATCCAGGCAGGGAAATTAGTGCTCGATCGCCCCACCAGCCAGGTCAGTGCAACCAGCCTAGATTTGATCTACAAGTCCTAA
- a CDS encoding response regulator: MTDIRIVLIEDHDLTRLGLKAALQRVPDMTVVGEAANGARGLSLLETERPDIAIVDIGLPDIDGIELVERLRQNQSGLEGNPTRVLMLTMHDSEAAVMAAFAAGADSYCMKQTELDDLIVAVRETHEGNSWIDPAVASVVLRQVRKTPAGAMAIGNRTVSIEAIEPEFEQILESYPLTERELEILELIVGGCSNAEIAERSYITVGTVKTHVRSILNKLGVDDRTKAAVRALRSGLVT, from the coding sequence ATGACAGACATCCGCATTGTACTCATTGAAGACCACGACCTTACTCGACTAGGCCTCAAGGCAGCCCTGCAGCGGGTGCCTGACATGACGGTTGTGGGTGAAGCCGCCAACGGTGCTCGCGGGTTGAGCCTGCTTGAGACCGAGCGCCCTGACATCGCCATCGTCGATATTGGCCTACCCGACATCGACGGCATTGAGCTAGTAGAGCGCCTGCGCCAGAACCAAAGCGGCCTTGAGGGCAACCCCACCCGTGTGCTGATGCTCACTATGCACGATAGCGAAGCCGCAGTCATGGCTGCCTTTGCCGCCGGCGCTGACTCCTACTGTATGAAGCAGACCGAGCTTGACGACCTAATCGTGGCGGTGCGTGAGACCCACGAGGGGAATTCCTGGATTGACCCTGCTGTGGCAAGTGTGGTGCTACGCCAGGTGCGCAAAACCCCCGCAGGGGCCATGGCCATCGGCAACCGCACTGTCTCTATTGAGGCGATCGAGCCTGAATTTGAGCAAATTTTAGAATCCTACCCGCTGACTGAGCGTGAGCTAGAAATTCTAGAGCTGATTGTGGGTGGGTGCAGCAATGCTGAGATTGCTGAGCGTTCCTACATCACCGTTGGCACGGTCAAGACCCACGTGCGCAGCATTCTCAACAAGTTAGGAGTAGACGATCGCACTAAGGCGGCCGTGCGCGCTTTGCGATCGGGGCTTGTAACCTAG
- a CDS encoding PAS domain-containing sensor histidine kinase: MDEYWRSLLSGPYIPHGHCYLWQPGLVWLHLLSDALIALSYWMIAGALVYFVKRRPDVPFRPLFWLFATFIAACGATHLLAVWTLWFPTYWVSGTMKALTALVSLATAMELVPRLPSALALPNATQLMDMNRALQDEISDRKQAEAGLRTAEQEVRQLNQTLEDRVQRRTAQLEEAKQQIETLLEQERQARVTLQSTTTDLQETAERLNLALSAAQMGSWDWQLDTNTQVWSPRTEQIMGFEPGTVSHTAEVWAERVHPQDLPEIQALVNDAIATQTEFVGQYRKQWPDDTWHWISVYGRVVAVKDGRAQRMVGVVQDITVAKQAELDLQASERRFRAVFEQAAVGMARLDWQGHWIQVNQKFCDILGYRSEELINRSFQSITYEADRQQDEYYYHQLLTEHTPCQFEKRYLRKDGTPLWTLVTASVESDEADRPLAFIAIVEDIEDRKAAQEELLHRADEMANTNLMLAHTTAMLEQRNAELDQFAYVASHDLKAPLRAISNLADWIGEDLEGQIPAENRRQLDLLRSRVQRMEALINGLLEYSRVGRRQRSMVAVDLNLLLDNVIDSLDPPEQFRVEVPTDLPTLYSHKTALGQVFANLINNAIKHHHCASEACPEGNRGTVRITWQDQGQWLEFAIADDGPGIAPQYHDKIFTIFQTLKARDDFESTGVGLAVVKKIVEAENGRVWLTSTVGEGTTFYFTWPFIKTPPAQVNEDPADPNS, translated from the coding sequence ATGGACGAGTACTGGCGGTCTTTGCTATCGGGGCCCTACATTCCCCACGGGCACTGCTATCTGTGGCAGCCTGGCCTGGTGTGGCTGCACCTGCTGTCAGACGCGCTAATTGCGCTGTCGTACTGGATGATTGCGGGAGCCCTGGTTTATTTTGTAAAGCGGCGGCCCGACGTTCCCTTTAGGCCATTGTTTTGGCTGTTTGCGACCTTTATTGCGGCCTGCGGTGCTACCCACCTGCTCGCGGTATGGACGCTGTGGTTTCCCACCTACTGGGTGTCGGGGACGATGAAGGCGCTGACGGCACTGGTGTCGCTGGCCACGGCGATGGAGTTGGTGCCTCGGCTGCCGTCGGCCCTGGCCCTGCCCAACGCCACGCAGCTGATGGATATGAACCGGGCGCTGCAGGATGAAATTAGCGATCGCAAGCAGGCCGAAGCCGGCCTGCGCACAGCCGAGCAAGAAGTGCGCCAGCTCAACCAGACCCTAGAAGACCGGGTGCAGCGCCGCACCGCCCAGCTCGAAGAGGCGAAGCAGCAGATCGAAACGCTGCTCGAGCAAGAGCGCCAAGCCCGCGTTACCCTGCAAAGCACCACTACCGATTTGCAAGAGACGGCGGAGCGCCTCAATCTAGCCCTAAGTGCCGCCCAGATGGGATCTTGGGATTGGCAGCTCGACACCAACACTCAAGTTTGGTCGCCGCGCACTGAGCAAATTATGGGCTTTGAGCCCGGCACCGTTTCCCACACTGCTGAGGTTTGGGCTGAGCGGGTGCACCCGCAGGATTTACCGGAGATCCAGGCGTTGGTGAATGACGCGATCGCCACCCAAACCGAGTTTGTGGGGCAGTACCGCAAGCAGTGGCCCGACGACACCTGGCACTGGATCAGCGTCTATGGTCGAGTGGTAGCGGTTAAAGATGGGCGCGCCCAGCGCATGGTAGGCGTAGTGCAAGATATCACCGTCGCTAAGCAGGCGGAGCTAGATTTGCAGGCCAGTGAACGGCGGTTTCGGGCTGTTTTTGAGCAGGCGGCAGTGGGCATGGCCCGCCTTGACTGGCAAGGGCACTGGATTCAGGTGAACCAAAAGTTCTGCGATATTTTGGGCTATCGGTCTGAGGAGTTGATCAATCGCTCCTTTCAATCAATTACCTATGAGGCCGATCGCCAGCAAGATGAGTATTATTACCACCAGCTGCTCACCGAGCACACCCCCTGCCAGTTTGAGAAACGCTACCTCCGCAAGGATGGTACTCCCCTCTGGACGCTGGTCACCGCGTCGGTCGAAAGCGACGAGGCCGACCGCCCCTTAGCATTCATTGCCATCGTCGAAGATATTGAAGACCGCAAAGCAGCCCAAGAAGAGCTCCTGCACCGGGCTGACGAGATGGCCAACACTAACCTGATGCTGGCCCACACCACCGCCATGCTAGAACAGCGCAACGCCGAGCTTGACCAGTTTGCCTACGTGGCTTCCCACGATCTGAAGGCACCGCTGCGGGCGATCTCTAACTTGGCCGACTGGATTGGCGAAGACTTGGAGGGGCAAATCCCGGCCGAAAACCGTCGTCAGCTCGACCTGTTGCGCAGTCGAGTCCAGCGGATGGAAGCCCTAATCAACGGCCTGCTGGAATACTCACGGGTGGGCCGTCGCCAGCGCAGCATGGTAGCCGTAGACCTGAACTTGTTGCTAGACAACGTGATCGATTCTCTCGACCCACCAGAGCAGTTTCGAGTGGAGGTGCCGACCGATTTACCTACCCTCTATAGCCACAAAACGGCCCTGGGTCAGGTGTTTGCCAACTTGATAAACAATGCTATCAAGCACCACCACTGCGCTAGCGAAGCTTGCCCAGAGGGCAATCGCGGCACCGTGCGCATTACCTGGCAAGACCAGGGCCAATGGCTCGAGTTTGCGATCGCTGACGATGGCCCCGGCATTGCCCCTCAATATCACGACAAAATTTTCACCATCTTTCAAACCCTCAAGGCCCGCGACGACTTCGAAAGTACTGGCGTCGGCCTGGCGGTGGTCAAAAAGATCGTCGAGGCCGAGAATGGTCGCGTGTGGCTCACTTCTACTGTGGGCGAAGGCACAACATTCTACTTCACCTGGCCCTTCATCAAAACTCCACCCGCCCAAGTCAATGAAGACCCAGCAGACCCTAACTCATAG
- a CDS encoding CPBP family intramembrane glutamic endopeptidase, which translates to MTQPPSSPDPQPDPQLEPLTRVQVLVAMGVTAVVLLLISKAWLYFDPAELMPVQLSWTDGLLGVGLGLAITVASGVVYRLWPAYRQSADTYLTLVLQPLQWPDIIWLGLLPGLSEELLFRGVMLPAIGMNTLGIVVSAASFGVLHLSSLQQWTYVVWATAIGLVLAIGAVLTGNLLVPIVAHTVTNLVSSVVWKLRQQSTTA; encoded by the coding sequence GTGACCCAGCCGCCCTCTAGCCCAGACCCACAGCCCGATCCCCAGCTTGAGCCCCTGACCCGCGTGCAGGTGCTGGTGGCGATGGGCGTAACAGCGGTGGTGCTGCTGCTGATTTCTAAAGCCTGGCTGTACTTTGACCCAGCAGAACTGATGCCGGTGCAGCTGTCTTGGACAGATGGTCTGCTGGGAGTGGGATTGGGGTTAGCAATCACCGTAGCTAGCGGTGTGGTCTATCGTCTGTGGCCCGCCTACCGCCAAAGCGCGGATACCTACCTGACCCTGGTGCTTCAACCCTTGCAGTGGCCCGACATAATCTGGCTGGGGCTACTGCCGGGACTGAGTGAAGAACTGCTGTTTCGGGGGGTGATGCTGCCCGCGATCGGCATGAATACCCTGGGCATTGTTGTGTCGGCGGCCAGCTTTGGGGTACTGCACCTGAGCAGTTTGCAGCAGTGGACCTACGTGGTGTGGGCCACGGCCATTGGTCTGGTGCTGGCGATCGGGGCAGTGCTAACGGGCAACCTGCTAGTGCCGATCGTGGCCCATACGGTGACAAATTTGGTTTCTAGCGTTGTGTGGAAGCTGCGGCAGCAGAGCACGACGGCGTGA
- a CDS encoding GNAT family N-acetyltransferase yields the protein MDCSAIQFKYANQFSTEDLNQLVRLFQAAAFWAKDRTREDMETAIAHSYPVVTAWDGATLIGFARATSDGVFRATIWDVVISPDYQGGGLGRRLVETLVAHPHMSRVERVYLMTTHQQGFYKRIGFEENASTTMVLYNSAEIEMLPSLSHPAEAPTEITVG from the coding sequence ATGGATTGCAGCGCTATTCAGTTTAAGTACGCTAATCAGTTTTCTACTGAGGATTTGAACCAGCTGGTAAGGCTGTTTCAGGCGGCGGCGTTTTGGGCCAAAGATCGCACGCGGGAGGATATGGAAACGGCGATCGCCCACAGCTACCCCGTCGTTACCGCTTGGGATGGCGCCACGCTGATTGGTTTTGCCCGCGCCACCTCCGACGGCGTCTTTCGAGCCACCATTTGGGATGTGGTGATCTCGCCCGACTACCAAGGCGGCGGGCTGGGCCGCAGGCTGGTTGAAACTCTGGTGGCTCACCCCCACATGAGCCGAGTCGAGCGAGTGTACTTAATGACGACCCATCAGCAGGGGTTTTACAAGCGCATTGGCTTTGAAGAAAATGCTTCCACCACGATGGTGCTCTACAACAGTGCCGAGATCGAGATGCTGCCTTCCCTCAGCCATCCCGCTGAAGCACCTACCGAAATCACGGTTGGTTAA
- a CDS encoding DUF2294 domain-containing protein codes for MDTTPSTLLPTAGQIQRHLTQQFQRLYREQLNHAIGKITCQLIDDKLLLVFEDSVTKPEQLLVETGDTALAEQVRADLSMALRPQIIEITEQALEREVVDIMTDATLETGRTGIVIILSGPPEIRPAAKAS; via the coding sequence ATGGACACCACTCCTTCAACTTTGCTGCCAACGGCCGGTCAGATTCAGCGTCACTTAACTCAGCAATTCCAGCGGCTCTATCGCGAACAGCTCAACCATGCCATCGGCAAAATCACCTGCCAACTAATCGATGACAAGTTGCTGCTGGTGTTCGAAGATTCCGTGACTAAGCCTGAACAGCTGCTGGTTGAAACCGGAGATACAGCCCTCGCTGAACAGGTGCGGGCTGACCTATCGATGGCCCTGCGCCCTCAGATCATTGAAATCACCGAGCAGGCTCTCGAGCGCGAAGTGGTCGACATTATGACCGATGCGACCCTGGAGACAGGGCGCACCGGCATTGTCATCATCTTGTCTGGCCCGCCAGAGATTCGCCCTGCCGCTAAGGCATCTTAG